GTACTTCATCGCGCGCCCCCTCCTCCCAGTAGCCGCTGGAGGGCGGCATCCAGGTCTCGGGCCAGCTGTGCATGGTCGGCGTCACCCGCACCGGGCAGTGCTCGTACGACTACCAGGCTACCGGGGGGCACCAGGGCCACTCGTTCACGCATCAGATGGCGAAGCCTGCGCTTCACCTTGTTGCGTACGACCGCTCCACCCACAGCCTTGCTCACGACGAAACCCGCACGCGTCGGGGGAGCGCTCTCCCCAGGCGCGTGCGGGTCCGTGGCACCGCTACGAAGGTGG
The Streptomyces sp. CGMCC 4.7035 DNA segment above includes these coding regions:
- the rnpA gene encoding ribonuclease P protein component, whose protein sequence is MLPTEHRLRRREDFATAVRRGRRAGRPLLVVHLRSGATDPHAPGESAPPTRAGFVVSKAVGGAVVRNKVKRRLRHLMRERVALVPPGSLVVVRALPGAGDADHAQLARDLDAALQRLLGGGGAR